A section of the Enterococcus saigonensis genome encodes:
- a CDS encoding cupin domain-containing protein: MEIDYKDHGKKPYIINIEDATTGNDNYRTTIWTGSKLQVTVMSIQPGDDIGLEVHEGIDQFIRIEEGEGVCKMGPSKDNLHVQQKVMDDDAVFVPADMWHNIENTGDKPLRLYTIYAGPDHLEGTVHPTHEDAKNDPNEH, translated from the coding sequence ATGGAAATAGACTACAAGGATCATGGGAAGAAGCCGTATATCATTAATATTGAAGACGCCACCACAGGAAATGATAATTACCGGACGACCATTTGGACAGGCAGTAAACTGCAAGTCACCGTAATGTCCATTCAACCGGGCGATGACATCGGTTTGGAAGTGCACGAAGGCATTGACCAATTTATCCGTATTGAAGAAGGAGAAGGCGTGTGTAAAATGGGGCCTTCTAAAGATAACTTACATGTTCAACAAAAAGTGATGGATGATGACGCCGTATTTGTTCCGGCGGACATGTGGCACAACATCGAAAACACCGGTGATAAGCCGCTCAGACTGTATACCATTTATGCTGGTCCAGATCACCTTGAAGGAACGGTTCACCCTACTCATGAAGACGCCAAAAACGATCCAAACGAACACTGA
- the trxA gene encoding thioredoxin: MTVKVTDITLASEVKEGITLVDFWAPWCGPCKMLGPVLEELEAEFAPEIKIAKLNIDENNVIASQLGIMSIPTMVLYKDGQPIEKIVGYQPKEVLKEYLMEKVTAE; this comes from the coding sequence ATGACAGTAAAAGTAACTGATATAACATTAGCATCAGAAGTAAAAGAGGGTATTACATTAGTCGATTTTTGGGCTCCTTGGTGCGGGCCATGTAAGATGTTAGGACCAGTATTAGAAGAATTAGAAGCAGAATTTGCACCTGAAATTAAAATTGCAAAGTTGAACATTGACGAAAACAATGTAATAGCTAGTCAACTGGGCATTATGAGCATTCCTACCATGGTTTTATATAAAGATGGTCAGCCTATTGAAAAAATAGTTGGCTACCAACCAAAAGAAGTACTAAAAGAGTATTTAATGGAAAAAGTAACAGCAGAATAA
- a CDS encoding ABC transporter ATP-binding protein: MSDSLFQLEKVGFQANGNQILQDISFTVNKGEVIVFSGPSGSGKSTLLKLIGTLLSPTSGKIYYRGTDLQKIDPVEYRKEVSYFFQNASLFDETVQENLSFPARIREEGFDRERAKKLLERVQIPETYLSKEVKELSGGEKQRVALVRNLMYQPKVLLLDEVTSSLDQENRAIILDLVRDMMKDQQTTVLAVTHNQEEIDQASRLITIKGGKMEESK; this comes from the coding sequence ATGAGTGATTCATTGTTTCAATTAGAGAAGGTTGGTTTTCAGGCAAACGGAAACCAAATCCTTCAAGATATCTCTTTTACAGTAAACAAAGGGGAAGTGATTGTTTTTTCTGGTCCTTCTGGAAGTGGAAAAAGTACCCTTTTGAAATTAATTGGTACGCTGCTTTCCCCAACTTCCGGAAAAATTTATTATCGAGGTACGGATCTGCAAAAAATCGATCCTGTGGAGTATAGAAAAGAAGTCTCTTATTTCTTTCAAAACGCTTCTCTATTCGATGAGACAGTTCAAGAGAACTTGTCTTTTCCTGCCCGCATAAGAGAAGAAGGATTTGATCGGGAACGTGCAAAAAAATTGTTAGAACGAGTTCAAATACCTGAAACTTACTTATCGAAAGAGGTCAAGGAACTATCAGGAGGGGAAAAACAACGGGTTGCATTGGTCCGAAATTTGATGTATCAACCGAAAGTGTTGCTCCTGGATGAAGTTACCAGTTCATTGGACCAAGAAAACAGAGCGATTATCCTTGATTTAGTCCGAGACATGATGAAAGACCAACAAACTACGGTGTTGGCCGTCACTCACAACCAGGAAGAAATCGACCAAGCTTCTCGTCTGATTACTATCAAAGGTGGAAAAATGGAGGAATCGAAATGA
- a CDS encoding ABC transporter permease, with amino-acid sequence MTNNLEISNLSLLLSSVLLIVALLIDYKEKLGLGNDIFIAGIRAVVQLVLIGYVLSYVLRVDNNFLTLAMVLFIVFNASYNAHTRSEGINRSFKISTTAIGVGTALSLLILVFSGVIDWTPSQIVPITGMIASNAMTAIGVTYRSLNSKFTDQRQQVLEKLALGANKKQASMSIVRESVKTGMAPSIDRTKTVGLVSLPGMMSGLIFAGIDPVQAIRYQIVVMFMLISVTAISSFIASYMAYREFYNNRSQLII; translated from the coding sequence ATGACAAACAATTTGGAAATCAGTAATCTTTCTTTGCTTTTATCCTCTGTCCTCTTGATAGTTGCCTTGTTGATTGATTACAAAGAGAAATTGGGATTAGGAAACGACATTTTTATTGCGGGAATTCGCGCTGTCGTTCAATTAGTCCTTATTGGATATGTATTGAGCTACGTATTACGAGTGGATAACAACTTTCTCACTTTAGCGATGGTTTTGTTCATTGTGTTCAACGCTTCTTATAACGCCCATACACGCAGTGAGGGGATCAACCGCTCTTTTAAAATTTCAACGACGGCTATTGGAGTAGGAACAGCCTTGTCCTTACTCATTCTTGTTTTTTCAGGAGTCATTGACTGGACCCCTTCCCAAATCGTTCCAATTACAGGCATGATTGCCAGCAACGCCATGACTGCGATTGGAGTGACCTATCGGTCTTTGAATTCAAAATTTACGGACCAACGCCAACAGGTATTGGAAAAATTGGCATTGGGAGCCAATAAAAAACAAGCGTCCATGAGTATTGTAAGAGAAAGCGTCAAAACGGGCATGGCTCCTTCTATTGACCGAACAAAAACGGTTGGACTTGTCAGCCTACCAGGTATGATGTCAGGGTTGATTTTTGCGGGAATTGATCCTGTTCAAGCGATTCGTTACCAAATTGTTGTGATGTTTATGTTGATTTCAGTTACTGCGATTTCTTCATTTATTGCTAGTTATATGGCTTACCGTGAGTTTTATAACAATCGCAGTCAATTAATTATATGA
- the yidD gene encoding membrane protein insertion efficiency factor YidD yields MKNIILLSIKGYQKGISPLFPPSCRYYPTCSHYAVDAIEKHGAAKGSLMGAARIMRCHPFVKGGYDPVPSTFSLKRNNRHKIKGDEQSNDSKSN; encoded by the coding sequence ATGAAAAATATCATTTTATTAAGTATAAAAGGTTATCAAAAAGGAATTTCGCCGTTGTTTCCACCGAGTTGCCGTTATTATCCCACCTGCTCGCACTATGCTGTTGATGCGATTGAAAAACACGGAGCAGCAAAAGGGTCTCTAATGGGAGCAGCACGTATTATGCGGTGTCATCCATTTGTTAAAGGCGGATATGATCCAGTGCCAAGTACATTTTCATTGAAAAGAAATAACAGACATAAGATAAAAGGAGATGAACAATCAAATGACAGTAAAAGTAACTGA